The Ochotona princeps isolate mOchPri1 unplaced genomic scaffold, mOchPri1.hap1 HAP1_SCAFFOLD_388, whole genome shotgun sequence genome window below encodes:
- the LRRC26 gene encoding leucine-rich repeat-containing protein 26, which produces MRAPAFFSWLLPLWPLLLWPGQVSTHVPIQATSLRITDPPDCPEACACAPGGQANCSARELPEVPAGLNRQMRALLLDHNGLQLLLPGAFAGADALLQLDLSGNRLGWVHARAFWGLSALQQLDLSINQLEALAPGTFVPLRALRTLSLAGNRLARLDPAALGTLPLLRVLSLQDNALSTLAPGLLAALPSLNALTLRGNPWTCDCALRPLCTWLRRHPRPASDTEPLLCASPGRLALSRLTALPDAAFRHCAQTLAARDLAVIYTLGPVSFLASLASCLALGCTLTACRARRRRQQAAARRRPRRPLDIDPGGPAPPENAGSPAGAAADA; this is translated from the exons ATGAGGGCACCAGCATTTTTCTCGTGGTTattgccactgtggccactgctgCTGTGGCCGGGACAAGTCTCCACGCACGTGCCTATCCAGGCTACCTCCCTGAGGATCACGGACCCCCCAGACTGCCCCGAGGCATGTGCGTGTGCTCCAGGCGGCCAGGCCAACTGCTCAGCCCGGGAGCTGCCCGAGGTGCCGGCAGGCCTGAACCGGCAAATGCGCgccctgctgctggaccacaacgGTCTGCAATTGCTTTTGCCTGGCGCCTTTGCTGGCGCGGACGCACTtctgcagctggatctcagcGGGAACAGGTTGGGCTGGGTGCACGCTCGCGCCTTCTGGGGTCTGAGCGCGCTGCAGCAGCTCGATCTGAGCATCAACCAACTAGAGGCATTGGCACCGGGCACCTTTGTGCCGCTGCGCGCGCTGCGCACTCTCTCATTAGCGGGCAACCGGCTGGCACGCCTAGATCCCGCGGCGCTGGGCACACTCCCGCTGCTGCGCGTGCTCAGCCTGCAGGACAACGCGTTGTCCACGCTCGCGCCCGGTCTGCTGGCCGCCCTGCCCTCCCTTAACGCGCTTACCCTGCGCGGCAACCCGTGGACCTGTGACTGTGCGCTGCGCCCGCTCTGCACATGGCTGCGCCGGCACCCGCGGCCTGCATCAG ACACCGAGCCGCTGCTCTGCGCGTCCCCGGGACGTCTGGCACTCAGTCGTCTAACCGCTCTCCCCGACGCCGCCTTCCGACACTGCGCGCAGACGCTCGCCGCGCGCGACCTGGCAGTAATCTACACACTCGGGCCCGTCTCCTTCCTCGCCAGCCTGGCCTCCTGCCTGGCGCTGGGCTGCACGCTCACTGCCTGCCGtgcgcgccgccgccgccagcaAGCGGCCGCCCGTCGCCGGCCAAGGAGGCCGCTGGACATCGACCCTGGCGGCCCTGCCCCTCCTGAGAACGCCGGGAGCCCTGCCGGCGCAGCTGCCGACGCCTGA
- the TMEM210 gene encoding transmembrane protein 210 has protein sequence MAPWHQPDSCLAASPLGSPLGLIYLSLWLVPATAGTYCDCSLGLSREALIALIVVLAGVSASCLCALIIVAIGVLRAKGETCPGRIDSGLVGHFGVQEDRMDLHTVHVESRLMDPDMEVSMTVPLEDQGLLSVDPSLEEPPPPPPPPPQ, from the exons ATGGCACCTTGGCACCAGCCCGACTCCTGCCTGGCTGCCAGTCCCCTGGGCAGCCCCCTGGGCCTGATATACTTGTCCCTTTGGCTCGTCCCCGCCACAG CTGGGACCTACTGTGACTGTAGCCTCGGCCTCAGCCGCGAGGCCCTCATTGCCCTGATCGTGGTGCTAGCGGGGGTCAGTGCCAGCTGCCTGTGTGCGCTCATCATTGTGGCCATCGGAGTCCTGCGGGCCAAGGG TGAGACGTGTCCCGGACGAATAGACAGCGG GCTGGTGGGCCACTTTGGGGTCCAGGAGGACCGCATGGACCTGCACACAGTGCACGTGGAGTCGCGCCTCATGGACCCTGATATGGAGGTCTCCATGACGGTGCCGCTCGAGGACCAGGGCCTCCTGAGCGTGGACCCTTCCCTGGAGgagccgcccccgcccccacccccgccccctcaGTAG